A region from the Melioribacter roseus P3M-2 genome encodes:
- the rpmI gene encoding 50S ribosomal protein L35 gives MPKMKSNRGAAKTFRVTGSGKIKRNKAYKSHILTSKSRKRKRNLRKSTLVSKADSKRIKVLIQQ, from the coding sequence ATGCCAAAAATGAAAAGTAATCGAGGCGCCGCTAAAACTTTCAGAGTTACAGGAAGCGGTAAAATCAAACGCAACAAAGCTTATAAGTCTCACATTCTGACTTCAAAGTCGAGAAAAAGAAAAAGAAATTTGCGTAAATCGACTTTGGTTTCGAAAGCCGATTCAAAACGAATTAAAGTTTTGATACAACAATAG
- a CDS encoding proline dehydrogenase family protein, translating into MNPINRAIVEFVKLLPKAVVRKFANRYIAGESLVDGVRVVKELNSKGIIATMDVLGESVTNKDESVQAKKEYLEVLDAIEKHKLKSNISVKPTQMGLNIDREFCYEQIAELAERAKLYNNFVRIDMEDSSTTDDTFYVYRKLKEKYSNVGIVIQAYLKRTMDDIKHPEMKDANYRLCKGIYIEPEEIAYKGKEEIRKNFLRILEYLLDNGNYVGIATHDDFLVNKAYEMIKEKKLGKDKYEFQMLYGVKEKLRDRINSNGDAIRIYVPFGKHWYNYSIRRLQENPTVAWYITKSVFMPNTVSK; encoded by the coding sequence GTGAATCCCATCAATCGTGCAATTGTAGAATTTGTGAAGCTGCTGCCAAAAGCGGTAGTGCGCAAATTTGCAAACCGCTATATCGCCGGCGAATCTTTAGTGGACGGAGTGAGAGTTGTCAAAGAACTCAACTCCAAAGGGATTATTGCAACCATGGATGTTCTCGGTGAATCGGTTACAAACAAAGATGAATCCGTTCAGGCAAAAAAAGAATATCTTGAAGTTCTGGACGCCATCGAAAAACACAAATTGAAATCGAATATTTCAGTTAAACCAACTCAAATGGGACTTAATATCGACAGGGAATTTTGTTACGAACAAATTGCCGAACTAGCCGAGAGAGCCAAACTTTATAATAATTTTGTAAGAATCGATATGGAAGATTCTTCCACCACCGACGACACATTTTATGTTTACAGAAAATTAAAAGAAAAATATTCAAATGTCGGCATCGTTATTCAGGCTTATCTTAAAAGGACGATGGACGACATTAAACATCCCGAAATGAAAGACGCCAATTACAGGCTTTGCAAAGGAATTTATATCGAACCGGAAGAAATCGCTTACAAAGGGAAAGAGGAAATCCGTAAAAACTTTTTGAGAATACTCGAGTACCTGCTCGACAACGGAAACTACGTTGGAATTGCCACTCACGACGATTTCCTGGTAAATAAAGCTTATGAGATGATTAAAGAGAAAAAACTCGGCAAAGACAAATACGAATTTCAGATGCTCTACGGAGTTAAAGAAAAATTGAGAGACAGGATCAACTCAAACGGCGACGCCATAAGAATTTACGTGCCGTTCGGTAAACACTGGTATAATTATTCGATCAGACGCCTGCAGGAAAATCCGACGGTCGCCTGGTATATTACAAAGAGTGTCTTTATGCCAAATACGGTATCGAAATGA
- the tsaD gene encoding tRNA (adenosine(37)-N6)-threonylcarbamoyltransferase complex transferase subunit TsaD, with amino-acid sequence MNVLGIETSCDETSVAVITDGKLKANLISSQDFHTDYGGVVPELSSRAHLQIIMPLIKKALDKTGFKLEDMDVIAATAGPGLIGALLVGLNFGKGLAYSLGKTFIPVNHIEGHIFSGFLMEEKPDFPYLCLVVSGGHTLLLLVQSDFEIIKLGTTVDDAAGEAFDKVSKMLGLGYPGGPLIQKNAEIYNGELIDFPVSRCKNKYDFSFSGLKTAVLRFLEKEYGGVGKAPEKDIPMLAASFQKAAVRALVEKTELALGEFNPKSLSLVGGVAANKFLRNKLAETAKRHNKKFVVPALEFCGDNAAMIAYRGMKLYEGGYSFNFDFNAYPGLKENPFFKEYSSAE; translated from the coding sequence ATGAATGTATTGGGTATTGAAACATCGTGCGACGAAACCTCAGTTGCAGTTATAACCGACGGGAAATTAAAGGCTAATTTAATATCGTCGCAAGATTTTCATACCGATTACGGCGGAGTGGTGCCCGAACTCTCGAGCCGCGCGCATTTGCAGATTATTATGCCATTGATTAAAAAAGCTCTCGATAAAACAGGCTTTAAGCTCGAAGATATGGATGTTATTGCGGCTACCGCCGGACCGGGCTTGATCGGGGCCCTGTTGGTCGGTCTGAATTTCGGGAAAGGACTGGCATATTCTCTCGGCAAAACGTTTATTCCTGTCAATCATATCGAAGGTCACATTTTTTCGGGATTCCTTATGGAAGAAAAACCCGATTTCCCTTATCTCTGTCTTGTAGTTTCGGGCGGGCATACTCTATTGTTGCTGGTACAAAGTGATTTCGAGATAATAAAACTCGGAACGACGGTCGACGACGCAGCCGGCGAAGCGTTCGACAAAGTATCGAAAATGCTCGGTTTAGGTTATCCGGGGGGACCGTTGATTCAAAAGAATGCTGAAATTTATAACGGGGAATTAATCGACTTTCCCGTGTCGCGCTGTAAAAACAAGTACGATTTTTCTTTCAGCGGCTTGAAAACCGCTGTGCTGAGATTTCTCGAAAAAGAATACGGCGGGGTGGGGAAAGCTCCGGAGAAAGATATCCCGATGCTCGCGGCTTCGTTTCAGAAGGCAGCCGTAAGAGCTCTTGTAGAAAAAACGGAACTTGCTTTGGGCGAATTTAATCCTAAGTCGCTTTCACTGGTCGGAGGCGTCGCAGCAAACAAATTTTTGAGGAATAAATTGGCAGAAACGGCAAAAAGACACAATAAAAAATTTGTTGTCCCGGCGTTGGAGTTTTGCGGCGATAACGCCGCTATGATTGCATACAGAGGGATGAAACTTTACGAAGGCGGTTACAGTTTTAATTTTGACTTTAATGCCTATCCGGGCTTAAAGGAAAATCCTTTCTTTAAAGAATATTCGAGCGCGGAGTAA
- the infC gene encoding translation initiation factor IF-3: MNEEIRAPEIRLIDEKGEQVGIVSVKEALNRAREAGMDLVEIAPQAKPPVCKIIDYGKFAYEQQKREKMQKKKQQVTVLKEIRLHPNTDTHDFEFKARHAAKFIEDGNKVKVSVIFKGRELAYTEIGEELLRKFLDKLSDVAKVEQEPKFEGRAMHAILAPQKGKRKNR, translated from the coding sequence GTGAATGAAGAAATCAGAGCGCCCGAAATTCGTTTAATCGATGAAAAAGGTGAACAGGTCGGAATTGTTTCCGTCAAAGAAGCATTAAACAGAGCTCGTGAAGCTGGAATGGATTTGGTCGAAATAGCGCCGCAGGCAAAACCGCCGGTGTGCAAAATAATCGATTACGGTAAATTTGCCTACGAGCAGCAAAAACGCGAAAAAATGCAAAAGAAAAAACAACAGGTTACCGTATTAAAGGAAATTCGTTTACACCCGAATACCGATACGCACGATTTTGAATTTAAGGCCCGGCACGCTGCAAAATTTATTGAAGACGGCAACAAAGTAAAAGTTTCCGTAATTTTTAAAGGCAGAGAATTAGCATATACCGAAATTGGCGAAGAACTGCTCAGAAAATTTCTCGATAAATTGTCCGACGTGGCAAAAGTAGAGCAGGAACCCAAGTTTGAAGGCAGAGCGATGCATGCCATATTAGCACCGCAAAAAGGGAAAAGAAAAAATAGATAA
- the pheS gene encoding phenylalanine--tRNA ligase subunit alpha, translated as MIDKITEARKEFDSHVSNVHDLKSLEELRLKFLSRKGIIQNFFEEFKKLSTDEKRKVGKILNEFKIYSQSVFEELKEKLEAQKKKSESFVDITLPGRVRQIGSKHLITQTLDEIKSIFKGLGFSVYEGPEVESDYNNFEALNFPEDHPARDMQDTFFINDKFLLRTHTSPVQIRLMSQKKPPIRAIMPGKVFRNEAISAKSYCLFHQVEGLYVDKDVTFAELKGTLVSFIKQYFGHDVKYRFRTSFFPFTEPSAEMDVWWQPKGKEGRWLEVLGCGMVDPNVLKNVGIDPEEYVGYAFGMGIERTAMRKYGIDDIRILFDSDLRFLNQF; from the coding sequence ATGATCGACAAAATTACTGAAGCCAGAAAAGAATTCGACTCGCACGTCTCAAATGTCCACGACCTCAAATCCCTCGAAGAACTGCGCCTTAAATTTCTCAGCCGCAAAGGCATTATCCAGAATTTCTTCGAGGAATTCAAAAAACTTTCGACGGATGAAAAAAGAAAAGTCGGAAAAATTCTCAACGAATTTAAAATCTATTCGCAGTCCGTTTTCGAAGAACTGAAAGAAAAACTCGAAGCTCAAAAAAAGAAATCCGAAAGTTTCGTCGATATTACGCTGCCCGGCAGGGTAAGACAAATCGGCAGCAAGCATTTGATTACCCAAACTCTCGACGAGATCAAATCGATTTTTAAAGGGCTCGGTTTTTCTGTCTACGAAGGACCCGAAGTCGAATCGGACTACAATAATTTCGAAGCGCTCAATTTTCCCGAAGACCATCCAGCGCGCGATATGCAGGACACGTTTTTTATCAACGATAAATTTCTCTTGAGAACTCATACATCCCCTGTTCAAATCCGATTGATGAGTCAAAAGAAACCGCCGATTAGGGCGATTATGCCGGGTAAAGTATTCCGAAACGAGGCGATAAGCGCCAAAAGCTATTGTCTGTTTCATCAGGTCGAAGGTCTCTATGTCGATAAAGACGTTACGTTTGCCGAATTGAAAGGCACCCTCGTTTCGTTCATTAAACAGTATTTCGGACACGACGTTAAATACAGATTCAGAACCAGCTTCTTCCCGTTTACGGAACCGAGCGCGGAAATGGATGTTTGGTGGCAGCCGAAAGGAAAAGAAGGCAGATGGCTCGAAGTTCTCGGCTGCGGAATGGTCGACCCGAATGTTTTGAAAAATGTAGGCATCGATCCTGAAGAATACGTCGGCTATGCTTTCGGCATGGGGATCGAAAGAACCGCCATGAGAAAATACGGCATCGACGATATTAGAATTTTATTCGACAGCGATTTACGCTTTTTAAATCAATTCTAA
- the coaE gene encoding dephospho-CoA kinase (Dephospho-CoA kinase (CoaE) performs the final step in coenzyme A biosynthesis.) produces the protein MKEKLLIGITGGLGAGKSVAGKYIESKGYPVILSDALAKDLMKNDPSVKKKLVRLFGDDIYIKGELNTGLLAEKIFNSSELLSKVNSIVHPPTIEATLNLAEKYFKKHDIVFVESAILYEAGMEDLFDFVILIYSHEKLRIERAMKRGLSKEDALRRMENQMKDELKKKRADFVIENNSTIEELHKKLDFVLNLISMTQS, from the coding sequence GTGAAAGAAAAATTATTGATTGGCATAACCGGGGGACTCGGCGCCGGCAAGTCGGTAGCCGGCAAATATATTGAATCGAAAGGTTATCCGGTTATTCTCTCCGACGCTCTCGCCAAAGATTTAATGAAAAACGATCCGTCTGTCAAAAAAAAATTAGTCCGACTCTTCGGCGACGACATCTATATTAAGGGTGAGTTAAATACGGGACTTCTGGCGGAAAAAATTTTCAACTCGAGCGAATTGTTGTCAAAGGTTAATTCGATTGTACATCCGCCTACAATCGAAGCGACTTTGAATTTAGCTGAAAAATATTTCAAGAAGCATGATATTGTATTCGTGGAGTCGGCGATTTTGTATGAAGCCGGTATGGAGGATCTGTTCGACTTTGTAATTCTGATTTATTCGCACGAAAAATTGCGTATTGAAAGAGCGATGAAAAGAGGACTGTCGAAAGAAGACGCGCTCAGACGAATGGAAAATCAAATGAAAGACGAGCTGAAGAAAAAGAGAGCCGATTTTGTGATCGAGAACAACTCGACAATTGAAGAATTGCATAAAAAATTGGATTTTGTACTTAATTTGATTTCAATGACACAATCATAA
- the pheT gene encoding phenylalanine--tRNA ligase subunit beta: MKVSLNWLKVYIDLEDITVEQIVDKLTFAGLEIEEVIDQAKIYENIVVGYVKEKKKHPNADKLSLCIVNDGSRDYSVVCGAPNVAEGQKVPLAKIGAVIPSNGLKIEKVKLRGEVSEGMICSEKELEISDNHEGIMALDSSLEPGTPFSKVMNLDDVVLDIAITPNRADALSHIGIARDLAALFDKKLKLPEIKLDETGEESAKYASVEIIDPENCPRYVAKVVLNVEVKESPDWLKKRIESIGLRPINNVVDVTNFVLYEVGQPLHAFDLDKLAGKKIVVKKAHEGEKFVTLDSKERILSEADLMICDAERPVAIAGVMGGENSEVTPETKNILIESAFFNPSSVRKTAKRLGLQTDASYRFERGADYNIAVWAARRAAQLIAMTAGGNACKSEIDAYPKPFPTKNVELRYERIKRILGYDVDKETVKKIFINLGFGLSESAESLKLEVPSYRHDIEREIDLIEEVARIYGYDKIPEVEKISVTLEEKVDQSESNDTVRNLLNALGFYEILTNSLLREELAKEYGNPLGVLNPQSAEMSHLRPSLIPGMLQAISNNIKVNEKNLQLFEIGKVFEKINDVINSFEDFRESEHLILGLTGNAIEDEWYEKERKFDFYDLKGFTAAFLNKFLPGAEFDVKRLDSDKFEYGMEILLDGQVIALGGKLKDDLLKPFEIEQDVYASVFYLDKIKSIQRGAPEFKELLKFPKVYRDFAFVLDKEIEAGEVIKVIRNASSNLLHHIKLFDIFQSESLGMDKKSLAFRLEYYDKSRTLTEEEVDKEFRRAIKAVEEKFNAKLRGS, encoded by the coding sequence ATGAAAGTTTCTCTAAACTGGCTTAAAGTTTATATTGATCTCGAAGACATTACAGTTGAACAGATTGTCGATAAACTTACTTTTGCAGGACTGGAAATAGAAGAGGTAATCGATCAGGCTAAAATTTATGAAAATATTGTCGTCGGTTATGTTAAGGAGAAGAAAAAACATCCGAATGCCGACAAGCTATCTCTTTGTATAGTAAACGACGGCAGCCGCGATTACAGCGTAGTTTGCGGAGCTCCCAACGTTGCCGAAGGACAAAAAGTGCCGTTGGCAAAAATCGGCGCAGTCATCCCTTCAAACGGATTGAAGATCGAGAAAGTGAAATTGCGCGGCGAAGTTTCCGAGGGAATGATCTGTTCTGAAAAAGAGCTCGAAATTAGCGACAATCACGAAGGCATAATGGCGCTCGATTCCTCCCTCGAACCGGGTACGCCGTTTTCGAAAGTTATGAATCTGGACGATGTTGTTTTAGATATTGCAATTACTCCCAACAGAGCAGACGCCCTTAGTCATATCGGAATTGCCAGGGATTTAGCGGCTCTCTTCGACAAGAAATTAAAATTACCCGAAATCAAATTGGATGAAACCGGCGAAGAGTCCGCTAAATATGCTTCTGTGGAAATTATTGATCCTGAAAATTGCCCGCGCTACGTTGCCAAAGTTGTTTTGAATGTTGAAGTAAAAGAATCGCCGGATTGGTTGAAAAAAAGAATCGAAAGTATCGGTCTGCGTCCGATCAATAACGTAGTGGACGTAACGAATTTTGTTTTGTACGAAGTAGGGCAGCCGCTCCATGCGTTCGATCTCGATAAATTGGCAGGTAAAAAAATTGTGGTTAAAAAAGCTCACGAAGGCGAAAAATTTGTAACGCTCGATTCTAAAGAGAGAATACTTTCGGAAGCGGATTTGATGATTTGCGATGCGGAAAGACCCGTTGCAATTGCCGGCGTTATGGGCGGCGAAAATTCCGAAGTGACTCCGGAAACGAAAAATATTTTGATCGAAAGCGCTTTCTTTAATCCTTCTTCTGTAAGAAAAACGGCAAAAAGACTCGGACTCCAAACAGACGCTTCGTATCGCTTTGAACGCGGAGCCGACTATAACATCGCCGTTTGGGCTGCAAGGCGCGCGGCTCAGTTGATTGCAATGACGGCGGGAGGTAATGCCTGCAAATCCGAAATCGACGCCTATCCAAAACCTTTCCCGACTAAAAACGTGGAATTACGGTACGAAAGGATAAAAAGAATACTCGGTTACGACGTCGATAAAGAAACGGTCAAAAAAATATTTATAAACCTCGGTTTCGGATTGAGCGAATCGGCTGAATCTCTGAAGCTTGAAGTTCCCTCATACAGACACGACATCGAAAGGGAAATCGATTTGATCGAAGAAGTAGCCAGAATTTACGGTTACGATAAAATACCCGAAGTCGAAAAAATATCCGTTACGCTCGAAGAAAAAGTAGATCAGTCCGAAAGCAACGACACGGTTCGGAATCTTTTAAATGCCCTCGGTTTCTATGAAATACTGACAAATTCCCTCCTCAGGGAGGAACTAGCAAAAGAATACGGCAATCCGCTCGGCGTGTTGAATCCTCAGAGCGCCGAGATGTCTCATTTGAGACCTTCGTTGATTCCCGGCATGCTGCAGGCAATTTCGAATAACATCAAAGTTAACGAAAAAAATCTGCAACTTTTTGAAATCGGGAAAGTGTTCGAAAAAATCAACGATGTAATTAACTCTTTCGAGGATTTCCGGGAGAGCGAGCATTTGATCCTCGGACTGACGGGAAACGCTATAGAAGACGAGTGGTACGAAAAAGAGAGAAAATTCGATTTCTACGACCTCAAAGGTTTTACTGCCGCATTTCTGAATAAATTTCTACCGGGCGCCGAATTTGACGTCAAACGCCTCGATTCGGATAAATTCGAATATGGAATGGAAATCCTTCTTGACGGCCAAGTGATTGCCCTGGGCGGTAAATTGAAAGACGATCTATTGAAACCTTTCGAAATTGAGCAGGATGTGTATGCTTCGGTTTTCTACCTCGACAAAATTAAGTCGATTCAACGCGGAGCGCCGGAATTTAAGGAATTGCTCAAGTTCCCAAAAGTATACAGAGATTTTGCATTCGTTCTCGACAAAGAAATTGAAGCGGGCGAAGTAATTAAAGTTATAAGGAATGCAAGCAGTAACTTGTTGCATCATATTAAGTTATTTGATATTTTTCAAAGTGAAAGTTTAGGTATGGACAAAAAGAGTCTTGCTTTCAGACTCGAATATTACGATAAAAGCAGGACATTGACCGAAGAAGAAGTAGACAAAGAGTTTCGACGAGCCATAAAAGCAGTCGAAGAAAAATTTAATGCCAAATTAAGAGGCAGTTGA
- the rplT gene encoding 50S ribosomal protein L20, protein MPRSVNHVASKQRRKKILKLAKGYWGARSKVYTVAKHHVEKGLQYAYRDRKAKKREFRSLWIVRINAAARQNGTTYSRLIDALNKKGILINRKVLANLAVENPQAFSEIVKFAIN, encoded by the coding sequence ATGCCACGCTCAGTAAATCACGTTGCGTCGAAACAAAGACGTAAGAAGATTCTTAAGTTGGCCAAAGGTTACTGGGGCGCGCGCAGTAAAGTTTATACTGTCGCCAAGCACCATGTAGAAAAAGGTCTGCAGTACGCTTACAGAGATCGTAAAGCCAAAAAGAGAGAATTCCGTTCGCTCTGGATAGTTCGTATTAATGCCGCTGCTCGTCAAAACGGTACTACTTATTCGCGACTTATAGATGCTTTGAACAAAAAAGGAATTCTTATCAATCGCAAAGTATTAGCTAATCTGGCTGTGGAAAATCCGCAGGCTTTTTCGGAAATAGTTAAATTCGCGATTAATTAA
- the zapA gene encoding cell division protein ZapA, protein MAEKKKLKVKIFDKEYSLLVENQEVAAELAEYVNRMMEETQEELPDQPKDTIAIIAALNIAYDLFVERNKYREFSIQATDKIKKIKLLLDESNFISSPS, encoded by the coding sequence ATGGCCGAAAAAAAGAAGCTTAAAGTAAAAATATTTGATAAAGAATATTCTCTATTAGTAGAAAATCAGGAAGTAGCAGCTGAGCTGGCAGAGTATGTCAACAGAATGATGGAAGAAACACAGGAAGAACTGCCCGATCAACCTAAGGATACGATAGCAATAATAGCAGCGTTAAATATCGCTTACGATTTATTCGTTGAAAGGAATAAATACCGGGAATTCAGTATCCAGGCTACCGATAAGATAAAGAAAATAAAGCTTCTTTTAGACGAGTCCAATTTTATATCCTCACCATCATAA
- the rny gene encoding ribonuclease Y, with protein MQLELYMVLIGAIVFVAAFLLGWFINSKIGKNNIALAKEKAQKIVEEAEKEAKHIKREKLLEVKDEWLKKKQEFDNEVNSKRQKLQNYEKQLESREDNLEKKYDVVNQREKALKDLEKQLQLQKEEIEKKQEELSRLLVEQNSRLEKIAGLTSEEAKKMLMENMLNKAKADAAQMIKEIRDHAKVEAKKEAQKIVIQAIQRTAVDHSVESTVSVVQIQNDEMKGRIIGREGRNIRAFEAATGVDVIVDDTPEAVILSAFDQFRREVARIALERLIADGRIHPARIEEVVAKVEQELDEEIQKEGENTLIQLGLHGLHPELVKHVGKMKYRSSYGQNLLQHSVEVAYLTGIMAAELGFDVNLAKRAGLLHDIGKTIDRDVEGPHALLGYELTKKYREHPIVVNAVGSHHEDIEMEHPIAALVQAADAISGARPGARREPLESYVKRLENLEALAKSFEGVAKTYAIQAGREVRVVVEPDHVDDTLADRLSYEIAQKIQDEMEYPGQIKVTVIREVRKIAYAK; from the coding sequence ATGCAATTGGAGTTGTACATGGTGTTAATTGGTGCAATAGTTTTTGTGGCGGCTTTCTTGCTCGGTTGGTTCATTAATTCAAAAATCGGCAAGAACAATATTGCACTTGCTAAAGAAAAAGCTCAAAAAATCGTCGAAGAAGCTGAAAAAGAAGCCAAGCATATAAAAAGAGAAAAACTTCTCGAGGTCAAAGACGAGTGGTTGAAAAAGAAACAAGAGTTCGACAACGAAGTAAATTCAAAAAGACAAAAACTTCAGAATTACGAAAAACAACTCGAATCCCGGGAAGATAATCTCGAAAAAAAATATGACGTCGTTAATCAAAGAGAAAAGGCTTTAAAGGATTTAGAAAAACAACTTCAGCTTCAAAAAGAAGAAATCGAAAAGAAACAGGAAGAGCTTTCGCGTTTATTGGTCGAGCAGAATTCCAGACTCGAAAAAATTGCGGGTCTCACGTCGGAAGAGGCTAAAAAAATGCTGATGGAAAATATGCTAAACAAAGCCAAAGCCGACGCGGCTCAGATGATTAAAGAAATTAGAGACCATGCAAAAGTAGAAGCCAAAAAGGAAGCTCAAAAAATTGTTATTCAGGCTATTCAAAGGACTGCCGTCGACCACTCGGTCGAATCGACGGTCTCGGTCGTTCAAATTCAGAACGACGAAATGAAGGGACGCATTATCGGTCGCGAAGGACGAAATATTCGCGCCTTCGAAGCGGCTACCGGAGTCGATGTGATTGTCGACGATACTCCGGAAGCTGTAATCTTGTCGGCGTTCGACCAATTTAGACGCGAAGTGGCTCGCATTGCCCTTGAACGCCTGATTGCAGACGGCAGAATTCATCCTGCTCGTATCGAAGAAGTGGTCGCCAAAGTCGAGCAGGAACTCGACGAGGAAATCCAGAAAGAAGGCGAAAATACGCTTATTCAACTCGGTCTTCACGGTTTGCACCCCGAGCTCGTTAAGCACGTAGGCAAAATGAAATATCGTTCGAGTTACGGTCAGAACTTGCTGCAGCACAGTGTCGAAGTGGCTTATTTGACGGGCATAATGGCTGCCGAACTCGGTTTCGACGTAAATCTGGCAAAACGCGCCGGATTGCTTCACGATATCGGTAAAACAATCGACCGCGACGTCGAAGGTCCTCATGCTCTTCTCGGTTACGAACTTACCAAAAAATACCGGGAACACCCGATAGTTGTAAATGCCGTCGGCAGTCACCATGAGGATATTGAAATGGAACACCCGATAGCGGCGTTGGTGCAAGCAGCCGATGCAATTAGCGGCGCTCGTCCCGGCGCGCGACGTGAACCTCTCGAAAGCTACGTCAAACGTCTTGAAAACCTCGAAGCCCTCGCAAAATCGTTCGAAGGCGTTGCCAAAACTTATGCTATTCAGGCGGGCAGGGAAGTAAGAGTGGTTGTTGAACCCGACCACGTCGACGATACTCTCGCCGACAGACTTTCCTACGAAATTGCCCAGAAAATTCAGGACGAAATGGAATATCCCGGACAGATAAAAGTTACTGTCATAAGAGAGGTTAGGAAAATAGCATACGCGAAATAG